One Microtus pennsylvanicus isolate mMicPen1 chromosome 3, mMicPen1.hap1, whole genome shotgun sequence DNA window includes the following coding sequences:
- the Cripto gene encoding protein Cripto — translation MAHFSSSLVLLVAISNAFEFGHVAGEKVAIRDDSLRSQEGPAVRARSLQMVPSVGIQSTKLLNKTCCLNGGTCILGSFCACPPFFYGRNCERDVRKEHCGSVLHGTWLPRKCSLCRCWLGQLHCFPQTFLPGCDGHVMDQDPPASRTPGRAPSVPTTFMLAGICLLREMKV, via the exons TCTGGTTTTACTTGTGGCCATTTCCAATGCATTTGAATTTGGACACGTTGCTGGTGAGA AGGTGGCCATCAGAGATGACAGCCTTCGCAGCCAGGAAGGACCTGCAGTCCGTGCTCGTTCTTTGCAGATGGTGCCTTCCGTGGGGATACAGAGCA CTAAGTTGCTTAATAAAACCTGCTGCCTGAATGGAGGGACCTGCATCCTGGGGTCCTTCTGCGCCTGCCCACCTTTCTTCTATGGACGCAACTGTGAGCGTGACGTACGAAAAGA GCACTGTGGGTCTGTCCTCCATGGCACCTGGCTGCCCAGGAAGTGCTCCCTGTGCAGGTGCTGGCTCGGCCAGCTCCACTGTTTTCCTCAGACCTTTTTACCTGGCTGTG ATGGTCATGTGATGGACCAGGATCCCCCAGCATCCAGGACTCCAGGACGAGCACCCTCTGTGCCAACCACTTTCATGCTAGCTGGCATTTGTCTTCTTCGGGAAATGAAAGTGTAg